One stretch of Microbacterium terrae DNA includes these proteins:
- the aqpZ gene encoding aquaporin Z has product MTDTTTEPKTSTKLVAEALGTMLLVFGGVGTALIASAFPYDDPANPLGVGFVGVALAFGLTVVVGAYAWGPVSGGHFNPAITLGLAASGRFPWKDTVAYIVAQLIGGVVATSLIVLIGVYGPGTWLADAMNGGFASNGFGDASPGGFGLGAAIVVEVLLTAFFVLIILGVTHPTRGNALLAPLAIGLTLTLIHLISIPVDNTSVNPARSIAAAIYGGTEALSQLWVFIVFPIVGGLIAGWVHRALLEKTPAPPAEETARVEL; this is encoded by the coding sequence ATGACGGATACCACCACCGAGCCCAAGACCTCGACCAAGCTCGTCGCCGAGGCGCTCGGAACGATGCTGCTCGTCTTCGGAGGCGTCGGCACTGCACTGATCGCATCCGCGTTCCCGTACGACGACCCCGCCAACCCGCTCGGTGTCGGCTTCGTGGGCGTCGCGCTCGCGTTCGGCCTCACCGTCGTGGTGGGCGCCTACGCGTGGGGCCCCGTGTCGGGCGGCCACTTCAACCCCGCGATCACGCTGGGCCTCGCCGCCTCCGGCCGGTTCCCCTGGAAGGACACGGTCGCCTACATCGTCGCCCAGCTGATCGGCGGTGTGGTCGCGACGAGCCTCATCGTGCTCATCGGCGTCTACGGTCCGGGCACCTGGCTCGCCGACGCGATGAACGGCGGGTTCGCCTCGAACGGCTTCGGCGACGCCTCGCCCGGCGGCTTCGGCCTGGGCGCCGCGATCGTGGTCGAGGTGCTTCTCACGGCGTTCTTCGTGCTGATCATCCTGGGCGTCACGCACCCCACGCGCGGCAATGCGCTGCTCGCGCCGCTCGCGATCGGCCTGACGCTGACGCTCATCCACCTCATCTCGATCCCGGTCGACAACACGTCGGTGAACCCGGCGCGCTCGATCGCCGCGGCGATCTACGGCGGAACCGAGGCACTGTCGCAGCTGTGGGTCTTCATCGTGTTCCCGATCGTCGGCGGCCTCATCGCCGGCTGGGTGCACCGTGCCCTGCTCGAGAAGACTCCGGCTCCTCCCGCTGAGGAGACGGCGCGCGTCGAGCTCTGA
- the katG gene encoding catalase/peroxidase HPI gives MTDHDAAGIGGEENPTDQSVTVTDEPNPAGGCPVVHTSQPHPTAGSANRVWWPNQLNLKVLAKNPAVANPLGEEFDYTAAFEALDLAAVKADIAETLTTSQDWWPADFGNYGPLMIRMAWHSAGTYRVTDGRGGGGAGQQRFAPLNSWPDNVNLDKARRLLWPVKKKYGQSISWADLMILAGNVALESMGFDTFGYAGGRPDVWEPDDDVYWGPETTWLDDKRYSGDRDLEKPLAAVQMGLIYVNPEGPNGNPDPLLAARDIRETFSRMAMNDEETVALIAGGHTFGKTHGAASDSHVGDNPEAAGIEEQGLGWANSYASGKGDDSITSGLEVTWTYHPTRWDNEFFHILFAYEWELFQSPAGANQWRPKNGGGADMVPLAHSGGRREPRMLTTDLALRFDPAYGEISKRFAEDPAAFSDAFARAWFKLTHRDMGPIERYLGPEVPAEELIWQDRVPAVDHELIDSADAAALKARILESGLSVSELVSTTWAAASSFRGSDKRGGVNGARIRLAPQKDWAVNNPAQLAKVLGALEGVQAEFNADRADGKQVSLADLIVLAGNAAVEKAAADAGVEVEVTFHPGRTDASQEQTDVESFEYLEPAADGFRNYYGPLAELPAEYLLVDKANLLTLSAPELTVLVGGLRVLGANYDGSEYGVFTDRPGVLTNDFFVNLLDLGTTWRPLDPGKHAFAGAKDGSGEKVGIGTRTDLVFSSNSELRAVAEVYASDDATEKFVRDFARAWGKVTELDRFDLV, from the coding sequence ATGACCGATCACGACGCCGCAGGCATCGGCGGCGAAGAGAACCCCACCGATCAGTCCGTCACGGTGACCGACGAGCCGAACCCTGCCGGTGGGTGCCCCGTCGTCCACACCTCGCAGCCGCACCCCACCGCCGGGTCGGCGAACCGGGTGTGGTGGCCGAACCAGCTGAACCTCAAGGTGCTCGCGAAGAACCCCGCCGTCGCCAACCCGCTCGGCGAGGAGTTCGACTACACGGCGGCGTTCGAGGCGCTCGATCTCGCCGCGGTCAAGGCCGACATCGCCGAGACGCTCACGACGAGCCAGGACTGGTGGCCGGCTGACTTCGGCAACTACGGACCCCTCATGATCCGCATGGCGTGGCACTCGGCGGGCACCTACCGCGTCACCGACGGCCGTGGCGGCGGCGGCGCCGGCCAGCAGCGCTTCGCCCCGCTGAACTCGTGGCCCGACAACGTCAACCTCGACAAGGCCCGTCGCCTGCTCTGGCCCGTGAAGAAGAAGTACGGCCAGTCCATCTCGTGGGCCGACCTGATGATCCTCGCCGGCAACGTCGCGCTCGAGTCGATGGGCTTCGACACCTTCGGCTACGCGGGCGGCCGCCCCGACGTGTGGGAGCCCGACGACGACGTGTACTGGGGTCCCGAGACGACGTGGCTCGACGACAAGCGCTACTCGGGCGACCGCGACCTCGAGAAGCCGCTCGCCGCGGTGCAGATGGGTCTCATCTACGTCAACCCCGAGGGCCCGAACGGCAACCCCGACCCGCTTCTCGCGGCACGCGACATCCGCGAGACGTTCTCGCGCATGGCGATGAACGACGAGGAGACTGTCGCGCTGATCGCCGGTGGTCACACCTTCGGCAAGACCCACGGTGCGGCATCCGACTCGCACGTCGGCGACAACCCCGAGGCCGCCGGCATCGAGGAGCAGGGTCTCGGCTGGGCGAACTCGTACGCCAGCGGCAAGGGCGACGACTCGATCACGTCGGGACTCGAGGTCACCTGGACCTACCACCCGACCCGCTGGGACAACGAGTTCTTCCACATCCTGTTCGCGTACGAGTGGGAGCTGTTCCAGAGCCCCGCCGGTGCGAACCAGTGGCGTCCGAAGAACGGCGGCGGAGCCGACATGGTGCCGCTCGCCCACTCGGGCGGTCGCCGCGAGCCCCGCATGCTCACCACCGACCTCGCGCTGCGCTTCGACCCCGCCTACGGCGAGATCTCGAAGCGGTTCGCCGAGGACCCTGCCGCGTTCTCCGACGCGTTCGCCCGCGCGTGGTTCAAGCTGACCCACCGCGACATGGGCCCGATCGAGCGCTACCTCGGCCCCGAGGTGCCGGCTGAAGAGCTCATCTGGCAGGACCGCGTGCCGGCCGTCGACCACGAGCTGATCGACTCCGCCGACGCTGCGGCGCTCAAGGCGCGGATCCTCGAGTCGGGACTCTCCGTCTCCGAGCTCGTGTCGACCACGTGGGCGGCGGCCTCGTCGTTCCGCGGCAGCGACAAGCGCGGCGGCGTCAACGGCGCCCGCATCCGTCTCGCACCCCAGAAGGACTGGGCGGTCAACAACCCCGCCCAGCTCGCCAAGGTGCTCGGCGCGCTCGAGGGCGTGCAGGCGGAGTTCAACGCCGACCGTGCCGACGGCAAGCAGGTCTCGCTCGCCGATCTCATCGTGCTGGCGGGCAACGCGGCTGTCGAGAAGGCGGCAGCGGATGCCGGTGTCGAGGTCGAGGTGACGTTCCACCCGGGCCGCACCGACGCCTCGCAGGAGCAGACCGACGTCGAGTCGTTCGAGTACCTCGAGCCCGCGGCCGACGGCTTCCGCAACTACTACGGCCCGCTCGCCGAGCTGCCCGCCGAGTACCTGCTCGTCGACAAGGCCAACCTGCTCACCCTGTCGGCGCCCGAGCTCACCGTGCTCGTCGGCGGCCTCCGGGTGCTCGGCGCCAACTACGACGGGTCGGAGTACGGCGTGTTCACCGACCGCCCCGGTGTGCTCACGAACGACTTCTTCGTGAACCTGCTCGACCTCGGCACCACCTGGCGTCCGCTCGACCCGGGCAAGCACGCGTTCGCCGGCGCGAAGGACGGTTCGGGCGAGAAGGTCGGCATCGGCACGCGCACCGACCTGGTGTTCTCGTCGAACTCCGAGCTGCGCGCCGTCGCCGAGGTCTACGCCTCCGACGACGCGACCGAGAAGTTCGTGCGCGACTTCGCCCGCGCGTGGGGCAAGGTCACCGAGCTCGACCGGTTCGACCTGGTCTGA
- a CDS encoding Fur family transcriptional regulator — MTTAPPHLDASELLRGAGLRVTDSRRAVVEALRAKPHVSADEVFQLARRYVPQSSLQSVYNALTDFVDAGLVRRIEPAGRPGLFELRVDDNHHHLVCTGCGAVEDVDCAVGPAPCLTPSDSHGYTVQVAEVTFWGLCPACASAARDR, encoded by the coding sequence GTGACGACAGCCCCTCCCCACCTCGACGCGAGCGAACTGCTCCGCGGTGCGGGCCTGCGCGTCACCGACTCCCGACGCGCGGTCGTCGAGGCGCTCCGGGCCAAGCCGCACGTGAGCGCCGACGAGGTGTTCCAGCTCGCCCGTCGCTATGTGCCGCAGTCGAGCCTGCAGTCCGTCTACAACGCCCTCACCGACTTCGTCGACGCCGGTCTCGTGCGCCGCATCGAGCCGGCGGGCCGTCCGGGGCTGTTCGAGCTGCGCGTCGACGACAACCACCACCACCTGGTGTGCACCGGATGCGGCGCCGTCGAGGACGTCGACTGCGCGGTCGGTCCCGCCCCCTGCCTCACGCCCTCCGACAGCCACGGCTACACCGTCCAGGTGGCCGAGGTGACGTTCTGGGGGCTGTGCCCCGCGTGCGCCTCGGCTGCACGCGACCGATGA
- a CDS encoding stage II sporulation protein M produces MDLDALTAARRAEWARLDELSRARRLTGAEVDELVARYRAASADLADIKTSAGRTPQGDHVSTMLARARLRLTGTAENPMRQIPRFFVLQLPAALHRLRWITLVIAGAFIVVGTTVALWVSSDAALVASLGPSAGLEQYAENDFTDYYSENPAAVFAGTVWTNNAWIAAQCVMFGITGVWPIMVLVQNAVGVGTAAAIMLAFDRGDVFLLYILPHGLLELTCIFVAGAAGLRIFWSWVAPGARSRGESLAAEGRALATVAIGLVLALAVAGLIEGFVTAQPWPWWIKIGIGAVALGLFLTYMLVVGGRARRLGETGDLTEYEAGTPTLVAG; encoded by the coding sequence ATGGACCTCGACGCCCTCACTGCCGCGCGGCGCGCGGAGTGGGCGAGGCTCGACGAGCTCAGTCGCGCACGTCGCCTCACCGGCGCCGAGGTCGACGAGCTCGTGGCTCGCTACCGGGCGGCATCCGCCGATCTCGCCGACATCAAGACGTCGGCCGGCCGAACGCCGCAGGGCGACCATGTGTCGACGATGCTCGCGCGGGCCCGACTTCGGCTGACGGGCACCGCCGAGAACCCGATGCGGCAGATCCCGCGGTTCTTCGTGCTGCAGCTGCCCGCGGCGCTGCACCGGCTGCGCTGGATCACCCTGGTGATCGCGGGCGCCTTCATCGTGGTGGGGACCACCGTCGCGCTCTGGGTCTCGAGCGACGCGGCGCTCGTGGCGAGCCTCGGTCCGAGCGCCGGACTCGAGCAGTACGCCGAGAACGACTTCACCGACTACTACAGCGAGAACCCGGCAGCCGTGTTCGCCGGGACGGTGTGGACCAATAACGCCTGGATCGCCGCGCAGTGCGTGATGTTCGGCATCACCGGGGTCTGGCCGATCATGGTGCTCGTGCAGAACGCGGTGGGGGTCGGCACGGCCGCTGCGATCATGCTGGCCTTCGACCGCGGCGACGTCTTCCTGCTGTACATCCTCCCGCACGGGCTGCTCGAACTGACCTGCATCTTCGTCGCGGGCGCCGCCGGCCTGCGCATCTTCTGGTCGTGGGTCGCGCCCGGCGCGCGCAGCCGCGGCGAGTCGCTCGCCGCGGAGGGGAGGGCACTGGCGACGGTGGCTATCGGTCTCGTGCTCGCGCTCGCGGTCGCCGGGCTCATCGAGGGGTTCGTCACCGCGCAGCCGTGGCCCTGGTGGATCAAGATCGGCATCGGGGCGGTCGCGCTCGGCCTGTTCCTGACCTACATGCTGGTCGTCGGAGGGCGAGCGCGGCGGCTCGGCGAGACGGGCGACCTCACCGAGTACGAGGCGGGCACGCCCACGCTCGTCGCCGGATGA